The DNA sequence ACCGGCCAGATCGGCTTCGCTGTCCTCGTGGCCTGCTTCGCCGGGGCCATTCCCGCGACGATCACCGAACTCTTTCGGCGGGGCGTGCGGGTCAGTGCCGCCAGCATCAGTTATAATATCCCCTTCGCCATCTTCGGGGGGACCGCCCCGATGGTCGCGGCCTGGCTGGTCAAAGCAACCGGCAATCCACTGGCCATCGCCTGGTACCTCTCCGGCATCGCCGCGATCTCCTTCTGCATCATTCTCACAATCAAGGAAACCAAGGGTTGCTCACTGGATGAGTGAACCCGGCAGAGTTGCAGCTGATTAAAGCACCGGCTTGCCCGTCTCCGCGGAGAATTTCATCTTCTGTCCCTTGTGGATTAACAGGTAATCTTCCTGTTTTTCCTGGCGGAGGATGTCCAGAAACTGGCCGTCGAAATAGTCTTTACCCGCTTTGAAGAGACTGAAATGGGTCGCGATCGTGCCTGCATTGAGGGCATAGTCGTAGAAAGCGACTTCATCAATCACACCATTAAACGGTTCGCGGCCGACCAGAGTAGCCGATTGTGCTGAGATCAGGTTACCGATCACTGCGGGCGCTGCACCGCCGCTGATGATCATCGTCCCCACCGGGAAGCGATGGCTCATCCGCATGATGCCGTCGATGTAAATGGCTTTCTCACCCGTCCAGCCATTATAGGTGGCGACGATATGATGGGGCTGACCATCGCGCATTTCGGCCAGCGTCGGGCGGCCCTCTTTCCCGTCCAGAGGCATGTCCAGTTCGCTGTAACCCAGCCCGGACAGATAGAGTCCGAACGAGAGACAGGGGCCATCACCCACCTGCGGAATCTGTGTGATTCCTGCCTTGTCATCATTCTGAAAGCTGAGCAATATCCGATAGCTGCCATCCTCCTTGCGGAAGATTTCATCGTAATCAAAGGGAGCCTGGGTCTGAGGCGAGTCCGCTGCTTTCCAGTCCGAAACCACCAGCGCTTCGACGGTGATCCCGGTGGAGACCGCGTAATCGCCGGTTCCCACTTCCTGACCGCCGCCGTTCCCCAGCCGCAGACTCGCATCGGGACGGTTGTTGAACTGAATGGCTCCCGGACCAATCAGTCCCTGGACCCGCAGCGCGTTCTTCCCGGCCTGAACCGGACTCTGGTTCAACACATCGGACAGCGCGGTCTGGGGCGGCTCATCGAAGTTCCAGTAGAAGCGCGGCAGCCGACCGCGGGGTTTGACCGCGACCTGACCGTCCAGCACATGCACGAACGTCTCAGCCGCCTCATTCACACTGACTTCGTATTCTGTCCCCTGGTCGATTAACTCGATGCTCGGCGTCTCCAGCCGAAAGAGCGCCTTGCGATCGGAACGCTGCGTCGAGATACTGCCGGAAAACAGGGTTCCCTGGTCTTTCCGTTCAAAGCCAAACAGGGAAGGGCTGGCCACGTTAATATCTGCACCACCCGAAAAGGCAAACTCGACTTCGCCCGACGTCACTTTGACCGTGCCTGGCTGGAAGCGATCCGTGACAGCCGGACTGTTCCCCAGCAGTTCCCAGCGGGCCCGTGCGACCTGGTTGACGCTGGCGATTTCTTCCGGCGGCGAGGCGCTGTCATCGAAGTAATATTTGGAACGCTGCTGCAGAACCATCTCCGGTTCCCACAGCCCTTTGAAATCGCCCATCAACAGAAAGATGCCCACCGCGCCCAGGCAGATCGCCGAACAGACAATCGGAATCAGCATCACCAGGTAGCCCCGTTCGACGGGCTCGCTTGTATTGTCTGCGGCAGGTTTGACGCTCAGCGGTAATTCGGCTTCGGGATCCTGCAATACGCGCGCCTGGGCGGTACCCGCCAGTCCGATGTGCACGAAAACGTAATTCAGGTATTCGCGGCGGTACTCGGGATGCGCGGTGAGCAGACCCTCCAGTGTAGCGAGTTCGTCTTCCGTGATGATGCCCGCACACTGGGCGTCGGCCAGTTCCAGAATCTGTTCGCGGATGTCAGGATCGGGTTGGGTCACGATGAAGCCTCACTCGAAAGTCGACGGCTGACGCATTCGTGCAGCGCCCGCCTCAGTTTTTTAATTGTTTTATAAATCGCATGCACCGAACAGTTCCCCCGTTCGGCCAGCGTGGCCGCGGTCTGTCGATCGCCGTAATAGGAATCGAGCAGATCCCGCTCGGGGGACGACAGATTCTCCAGGCAACGGGTGAGTGCCAGTTGACGTTCGCTCTGTTCTTCTGCCATCTGGGACACATCCTCTGCCAGCACGGTCACCAGTGCATCGCTGAAAATCAGCCGCTGGTTCTGGAACGTCCGCCGGTACTTGCGAATCTGGTTAAAGGCGATGCCGTATGCCCAGTTCAGAAAACTCCGTTCCGGATCATAGCGGGGATATTCCTTCCAGAGGATCACGCACGTCTCCTGAAAAATATCTTCCGCAGCCGCCACATCGAGCACCAGCGCCAGAATGTATCCGTAGATCTTGCGGTCCGACTGGGAAAACTGGCGGAAAAAAGATTCGCTCGATTCAGGATGGTCTGTGGGAGTGTTCATTTCGTAGTTAAGTCTAACAATGGCAGGCGCTTCGGGGAATCATGCTGCAGGTGGAATCGTGATACAGGGCAGCTTGGTTTCTCCTTCTATAATAAATGGCGCTTCAACTCGCCGATTGGTACCCGAAAAACAGTGGATCCCGGGATTTTCTTAAAAAGAGGAAAAGTTCTGGTACCAATTCGCACGCCGGCGCGCCATATATAAATGAGGGCCGTTCGGTCAGGAGCCGCACGTTTCCTCGTATCGTCCCGCCAGAGAATTGACTCACCCTCTGAGAATAGATTGAATCGCCTGCATGTGCTCTCTCATTTCACGGAATCTGAAATTCGCACTCTCCCTGGTCTGCTGCCTGCCGATCATCGCGGCACCGACAGCTGCTGCTGAACCCGATTTTGAGAAAGACGTGCTCCCCCTCTTTCAGAAGCACTGCATCCGCTGTCATAACGAAAGCACGAAAGATGGCGGTCTGTCACTGGAAACTAAACAGAGCGCGCTCAAAGGGGGCGAGAATGTGCGGGTGATCGTCCCCGGCGTCGCCGCGGAAAGCATGCTGCTCGATTACGTCACCGGCCCCGAACCGGAGATGCCCAAAAAGGGAGCGCCACTCAACGAACAGGAAATCGCCACGCTGCGTAACTGGATCAAAGCAGGCGCAGTCTGGCCACCGGAACTGCGGATTCGCGAAGCCCAGCTCACCGCGAAAGACTGGTGGTCGTTTCAGCCATTGGAAAAACCAGCATTACCAGAGTTGACTGATAAAGAACGCGCGCTGGTGCGGACTCCCGTCGATGCCTTTCTGCTGGCCCGCCTGCGGAAAGAGGGACTCACGTTCTCCCCACTCGCCGATCGTCGGACCCTGATCCGTCGTATTTATTATGATCTGACCGGCCTGCCTCCTACGCCGACCGAAATCGACTCCTTCGTTAACGACCCCGATCCGCGGGCTTATGAAAAACTCGTCGATAAGCTGCTCGCTTCCCCCCGTTACGGAGAACGCTGGGCGCGGCACTGGCTGGACGTGGTCCACTACGCCGACACGCACGGCTACGACAAAGACAAGCTCCGCGAAAATGCCTGGCCGTATCGGGATTATGTCATCCGGGCTCTGAATGAAGACAAGCCTTACGCACAGTTCATTCAGCAGCAGATTGCCGGCGATGTGATTAACCCGCATTCACCAGACGGCGTGCCCGCGACCGGCTTCATCGTCGCAGGCCCCTTTGACTGGGTGGGCCAGATCGAAATCAGTGAAAACCTGATCGAAAAGAAAATCACCCGCAACCTCGACCGCGACGATATGGTGGCGACCGTCCTGAATACCACGGTCAGCCTCACGGTGCAGTGTGCCCGCTGTCACAATCACAAATTCGATCCCATCTCCCAGGCAGACTATTACGGTCTGCAGGCCGTCTTCGCCGGCATCGACCGGGCCGAACGTTCCTTTGATCCGGATCCCGAAACCGCCCGGAAACGTCAGACTCTGCTGACCGAACACGCCCGCGTTCAGAAACTCCACCAGGACCTCGACACAGCGATCCGAAAGCGAGGCGGGGCAGAACTGAAACGCATGGAAGCCGAACTCAAACAGGCACAGGAAGCCAAAGCAGGGCAGGGCGTCGCCTTTGGTTATCACAGTAAAATTGAAAAGTCCGACCAGGCAGCCAAGTGGGTGCAGCTCAACTTCAAGCAGCCGGTCTCCGCCGAGAAAATCACGCTGATGCCCGCCTTTGATAATTACAACAACATCGGTGCCGGCTTCGGATTCCCGCGACGCTTCAAACTGGAAATCTCAGACACCCCGGATTTCAAAGTATCCACCATCATTGCTGACCAGACCCGCGAAGATTACACGAACCCCGGCACAAAACCTTTGCACTTCGATCTGAAGGGCCAGAAAATTCAGTATCTCAGACTGACGGCCACGAAACTTGCCCCCCGCTCGAATGATTTCATTTTCGCACTCGGAGAAATTCAGGTCCTCGCACAGGACGAACGGAACCTTGCCGCTCAGGCCCAGGTCACCTCGCTGGATTCCATCGAAGCACCTCCCCGCTGGTCCCGTAAAAATCTGATCGACGGTAAATTTTATCAAAGCCTCGATTCCAATCAGGATCTCGCACAACTCAAACAGAAACGAGATGACCTGCTGGCCAGTCTGTCGTCCGAGGAAGAGAAACAGTCACTCCGCGACTGGTCCGCTAAAATCAAACGCGTGCAGTCTGAGCTCGGTAAACTTCCCCAGCAGAAAAAGGTCTTCGCTGCGGCCACCGATTTTCCCCGTCGCGGAAATTTCCGTCCGACGGAAGGCGAACCGCGTCCGGTCTTCTTGCTGAGTCGCGGCAGCGAAAAAGCACCGATACGCGAAGTGGAACCCGCCGTCCCCGGTCTGATTGAAGGCCTGGGGCAGAACCTGCATCTGCCCGATCCAGGAGACGAAGGCGCCCGCCGGGCAGCGCTGGCCCACTGGATTATCAGCCCCCGCAATCCGCTCACCTGGCGTTCCATCGTGAACCGCGTCTGGCTGTATCACTTCGGCAAAGGGATCGTCGAGACCCCCAACGACTTCGGTCGCATGGGCGCGAAACCCACGCATCCGGAATTGCTGGATTATCTCGCCAGTCGCTTCCGCGATGAAGGCCAGTCACTGAAACAACTGCACCGCTGGATCGTCCTCAGCACCGCTTATCAACAGTCTTCACAAGCCAACGAGCAGGGCGCCCGGATCGACGGTGACAATCGTCTGCTCTGGCGGATGAATCGACGCAAACTGGAAGCCGAGGCCATTCGCGACGCCGTACTGCAGATCAGCGGCAAGCTCGATCTCAACATGTACGGACCCGGAGATCGCCTGTTCGTCCTCGAAAAACCACAGCACTCGCCGCATTACCTCTACCAGAAATACGATCCCAAAACAGCAGAGACACACCGTCGTTCGATTTACCGCTTCATCGTCCGTTCCGTCCCCGATCCTTTTATGGAATCGCTCGACTGTGCCGATCCCTCGCAGATCACTCCCAAACGCATCCAGACACTGACCGCCCTGCAGGCACTCGCACTGCTCAACGATCAGTTCATGGTCAGCATGTCCGGGTTCTTCGCAGAGCAGGTCAAAGGCGATAAACGCGAACTGAAAACGCAGGTGTCCCGCGCATTCGAAACTGCACTGGGCAGAGCTCCCACGTCGGACGAGGTGAAGCTGCTCGTCGAAGTGGGTAAGCAGCACGGGCTGGCCAATGTCTGTCGCCTGATTCTCAACAGCAACGAATTTATCTTTATCGATTAACACACAGGAAAGTCATCTCATGGATCGTCGTGAATTTCTGCTGCATGCAGGCGGGGGACTGGGAAGCATCGCCCTGGCGTCGCTGCTCAAACAGGAACAACTGCTGAGCGCTGCCCCTGCCGGAACGCACGTCCTGCATCATCCGCCCCGTGCCAAACGAGTGGTCCAGCTCTACATGTCGGGAGCCGCGAGTCAGTGTGATACGTTCGATTACAAACCCGAACTCATCAAAGACAATGGCAACGAATGGGACCCTGGAGAAAAAGTGCAGCTGTTTCAGTCCTCGCCGGGCAAGACGATGCAGGCACCCTGGAAGTGGAAACAGTACGGCGAATCGGGGAAGTGGCTCAACGAATGTGTCGCCCCCCTGGGCGCCTGTGTTGACGACATGGCCTTCATTCACAATATGGTCAGCAAGTCGAACGTTCACGGCCCGGCGACTTTCATGCAGGCCACCGGTTTTATTCTTCCCGGCTTTCCCGGCATGGGGGCCTGGATCAGCTACGGTCTGGGTAGCATGACCGATAACCTGCCGACGTTCGTTGTGCTCCCCGATCCGCGCGGCTTCGCACCAAATGGCGCCGCCAACTGGTCCGCCGGCTTCCTGCCCGCCAGTAACCAGGGCACCATGATTCGTCCCAATTCCAGAACGCCCATCGCCAACCTGTTCCCATCCAACAATGATTTCATCACCCGCCAGAGCGATCGTGATGTGCTCGCAGCACTGAAACAGCTCAACCAGAAACATGAAGAACAACGAACCGGTGATTCGCGGCTGAATGCCCGCATCAAGTCTTATGAACTGGCCGCGAAAATGCAGCTGCAGGCACCCGAAGTACTCGACCTGTCCGGCGAGACTAAGAGCACGCTCAACCTGTATGGTCTCGACTCGGTCGACTTTGAAGTCCAGGAAGGCATCAGCGAGGCCGCTGAGATCGCCTACTTCGGTCGCAACTGTCTGGTAGCCCGGCGACTGCTGGAGCAGGGCGTCCGTTTCGTGCAGATCTGGTCGGGCGCGGACAACGGCTTCCCTCGGCGCAACTGGGATTCGCATGAAGATATCAAACGCGATCACTGGCCTTTAGGCCGGGGCATGTCCATCGGAGCTGCAGCGTTGATTCAGGATCTGAAGCAGAGGGGCATGCTCGACGATACGATTATTCTCTGGACGACCGAGTTCGGCAGAATGCCCTGCAGCCAGGGGAGCAAAGGCCGCGACCACAATCCGTTCGTCTTCACCAACTGGCTGTCGGGAGGCGGCATCAAAGGGGGCATGACTTATGGCGAGTCCGATCAGTGGTCCTTCAAACCCGCCGATCCAGCCAACCCCACGATGTGCTACGACGTGCATGCGACAATTCTGCAGCTGCTGGGCATCGATCACGAAAAGCTGACGTTCCGACACAATGGGATCGACCGCCGCCTGACCGACGTGCATGGTCATGTGATTAAAGAGATCATCGCCTGAAACAGCCCGCAAATTCGATTACGACTTGTCGGGCGCATAAAAAAAGAGTGACCGGTCATTGACCGGCCACTCGTAACATCTCTTATTCAGGTGATGCTTCGAAGCTTATTCGAAGTTACCTTTAGTCAGCTGAGCATCCAGCCAGGGACCGGAGAAGCACTCAGAAGGACGCAGTTCAACAGTGGCGTCGGTGTATCCAGAACCACCTGAAGCAGAACCGGTGAAACCGGGGTTCAGGAAGCCGTCACCGTTCAGGTCAACTATTGCTTTCACACTTCCGTCAGCCATCAGGATGTTGCAGATCTTGTTAGATCCACGGCCGTGCCATGCGTACCAGTCACGAGAATCCTGCAGCCAGAGGAAAGTATCTGGGCCGGGAGTACCAGCACGGTTGGGGTCGGGCAGTTCAGCAGGAATTGCTCCGACAACATTGGTACCAGCGGGCATCAGAGTGATGGCACCACCAGTTCCTGCAGTTGCATCCCAGCGGCCGGGACCGTCGTTGAAAGATTCAGCCAGACGCTCACCAGCGTCAACGAATCCGGGAATGGAGTTAGACAGAACAGCTTCGCCGACGTCACCAGGAGCTCCACAACCCATGAAAGCGACAGCTGAAGAAGCGACGCGGGAAGAATCCAGACGACGGATGGTCAAGGGACCCAGACTTCCGCCGAAACCTTTCAGACCGGATGAAGTTACGCCTGCAGAAGTCTTGGCTCCAGAACGTACGAGGAACCAGCTGGATGCGTAGTTCGTTCCGTAACCATCTTCCAGAAGTTTAGCAACCTGTAAGATACGGGCAGGGGTACCTTCTGTACCGGAAGTCCAGGTCGCACAGACACCATCACTCAGACGTGACAGTGGAGCAGAGTCTTTGTTACTGGTGTTGGCCACACCGATCATGTCGTTCAGTTTTTCTGAACCGAGCAGAGTCGATGAAGGGCACAGCATCTTCTGAGGAAGACCGGCACCACTGTTGACCATGTCAGCCACCCAGCCCCAGGTGTCAGGGCATCCGTCACGACGGAAGTCGTAAGCACCGGTGCAGTAGCGACCGCTGGGGTCAGTTGATGCGAAGGCGTGCATGGAAAGACCAAACTGACGCAGGTTGCTCTTACACTGTGAAGAGCGGGCAGATTCGCGGGCTGCAAAAACAGCTGGGATCAGCAGGGCAGCCAGCAGAGCGATGATCGAGATCACCACCAGAAGTTCGATCAGGGTAAAACCTGAGCGTTTCAGATTACGAGCACGTGATTTTTTCATTACAGTTCCTGTTAGTTTAAAAAGTTTGACAGTGACGCGAACAAATGAAGGCTAGTACGATTTACTTTTTACTTTTTTAAGAAACAGGTCATCCCCCATCACTCTGGCAATTGATGATGATCGAATATGATCTGCCCCCCTTGAACTCTCTTCTTTTCTTTTTACTCTCTTCGCTTCTGGTTGAATTCAACTCGGACTCGTGTGCAGAAATTTGCGGTGCCGGCTGCAAATCTCAGTTGGGAGTACAGTATCGAGATAATGTGAAGATCTTTCTCCCTGACATGTTAAGTAGAGATGAATAATGTGTGGCAGAATGAGACAAAACGGGCCTAGTGTTAAGGTTTGTTAAATATACGGACAGGTTTTGAAGGGGATCTTCATAAAAAGTGATCCGATTCCAACCGACTCTTTCAGGCAAAACTTGAATTCTCCCCTGCTGACTTCGTATAATGAACGACAAGATCTGCCAGGGAAAACTCCCACCTTGCCTGGCGCCTAAGTCACCTGCTCAAATGACTTTAGATGAAGTCGTGAGCTACCCCACTTTGGGTAAAGTGGCGGACCGGTATTCACTCGTGTCTGTGTTGAGACTCGAGAATCCTTCCCGTGCAGCAAAAAATTCCGGTTGGCAATGGTTGTGACCAGGTCTTTCCTGCTTAAAAAACTTTGCCACCCGGTTGACTGCTCACAGCGTCGGTTCTCGACTCAGAAAGAACGACCGAAAGCAGGATTATGGTCAAACAAACGTGCTCACTGTTCCTACTGTCTTGCCTGATGCTGACAGTCTCTCTTGGAAATTCCGCCTTTGCAGAATCAGGGGCAGCGCCTGCGGACCTTGATTTCGCTTCCGATATTCGTCCGCTGTTATCCGACGCCTGTTTTGCCTGTCACGGTCCGGATGATGAACACCGTGAAGCCGATTTCCGCATGGATCTCAAAGAAGGACTCTTCGGCAAAGCGGGAGAGCACGCATTGATTGTTCCCGGCAAACCGGAAGAGAGTCTGATCTATCAGCGCATGACCGCCGAGGATGAAAGTCTGCGGATGCCTCCTGCCGACTCGGGTAAAAAACTCTCTAAGGCAGACATCGAAAAAATCCGTCAATGGATCGCCGCCGGCGCTCCCTGGGCTTCACACTGGGCCTTTCAGCCACCAGTAAAACCACCCGTTCCCCAGGTGAAACAACAGTCGCTGGTGCAGAATCCGATAGATGCATTCGTCCTGGAAAAACTTGAACAGCGACGCCTCACGTTTTCCGAACCAGCAGACCGCATCACGCGTCTGCGTCGTTTGAGTCTCGATCTGATCGGCCTGCCTCCTACCATTGAAGAGGTCGATCAATTCGTCAACGATCCGAGCCCTTTAGCCTGGCAGAAACAGGTGACACGTTTGCTCGCGTCTCCCCACTATGGCGAACGCTGGGGTCGTCTCTGGCTCGATGCAGCCCGCTATGCCGACTCGAACGGTTATGAAAAAGATGCGCCCCGGAATGTCTGGCTCTATCGAGACTGGGTGATTGATGCCTTCAACGAAAACAAACCTTACGATCAGTTCATTACCGAACAGATCGCCGGTGACCTGCTGCCCCAGGCGACACAGGATCAAAAAGTCGCCACCGGTTTCATGCGGAACTCCATGCTCAACGAAGAAGGGGGCATCGATCCCGAAGAGTTTCGCATGGCGGCCATGTTCGACCGCATGGATACGATCGGCAAAAGTATTCTGGGGCTGACCCTGCAGTGCGGACAATGTCACACGCACAAATACGATCCACTGACGCAGGAGAATTATTACCAGATCTTCGCCTGCATCAACAACTCCTACGAAGCCAGCATTCGCGGCTATACGGATGAAGAACAGAAGCAGCGCACTAAACTGTTTCACAAGATCCATGCGATTGAAGAACAGCTGAAAGCACAGAAGCCAGACTGGGCCACAGAGATGGCTGCCTGGGAACAAAGTGTCAAGCAGAACCAGCCCCAGTGGCACGTTATGAAGCTCACGAACATCGACAGCAACTCGCAGCGTTACTTCGAACAACCCGATCATTCCCAGCTGGCACAGGGCTATGCACCGTCCCGCTTCACTTCGAATTTTGAAGCGACCGTCGATGCGTCCCAGATCAAGGCCCTGCGGCTGGAACTCTTGAATCATCCCAACCTGCCCGCAGGCGGACCTGGCCGCTCGACCGAGGGTTTGTGTGCTCTCACCGACATCAAACTCAGTGTCGAAAATCCTCAGGATGCAAAACAGAAAGCCAACATCAAATTCGTAAAAGCCTCGGCAGACTTTGCGAATGAGCGACAACAGCTTCAGAATCCCTATGCAGACAAAAAAGGAGAGCGCGGGTTTACCGGCCCGGTGGAGTATGCCATCGATGGTGACAACTCAACCGCCTGGGGCATTGATGGGGGCCCGGGGCGCATGAATCAGCCCCATGAAGCAGTCTTCAATGCTGAAAAACCATTTGGCTATGCGGCAGGAACGAAGCTGAAGATCAGCCTGGTCCAGATGCACGGCGGGTGGAACAGCGATGATAACCAGACCATGAACCTGGGACGTTTTCGCATCTCGTATACGACAGATGAGAACGCCGCCGCCGATCAAGTTCCCGATCGCGTTCGTGAACTGCTGACGATCTCCGCTGATCAACGCACACCGCAACAGCAGGCCGAAATATTCAGCTACTGGCGGACGCTCGTCCCGGAGTGGAAAACGCAGAACGAACAGATCGCCGCCCTCTGGAAACAGCACCCTAAAGGGACGACACAGCTCGTCTACCAGGAACGACCGGCACCGCGCGAAACACATCTGCTCGAACGTGGTGACTTCCTCAAGCAGAAACAGGTGGTCGATCCCGGTGTTCCCGACTTTCTGAATACACTGCCACAAGGGACGGAAGTCAATCGACTGACCTTCGCCCGCTGGCTCGTAGATCGAAAGTCCCCCACGACCGCGCGGGCCATCGTCAACCGCGTCTGGCAGGCGTACTTCGGTCAAGGCATTGTTACCACCAGTGAAGACCTCGGTTCCCAAGGGGCAGCGCCGACGCACCGCAAGTTACTGGACTGGCTGTCCGTCTGGTTTATGGATGAAGGTTGGGATCTGAAAAAACTGCATACACTGATTGTCACCTCCAACACTTATCAGCAGTCGTCCCGCGTTACTCCGGCACTCCTGGAGCAGGATCCCTACAACCGACTCCTGGCCCGCGGTCCCCGCTATCGCGTCGATGCGGAGATCGTACGCGACATCGCCCTCAAGGCCAGCGGTCTGCTCAATTCCGAAATTGGCGGCCCCTCTGTCCATCCCCCCGCGCCAGCCTTTCTGTTCGAAAAGCCGGCCAGCTACGGTCCCAAAACCTGGCATGTCGATCAGGATGACGATCGCTATCGCCGGGCCATTTATACCTTCCGTTTCCGTTCTGTCCCCTATCCCATGCTGCAGGCCTTTGATGCGCCGAACGGCGATATCGCGACGGTTAAACGCAACCGTTCCAATACACCACTCCAGGCACTGACCACGCTCAATGAAACACTGTTCATGGAATGTGCCACGGGTCTCGCGGAAACCACTCTGGCTGCTAAGGGCGCCTCCGATGCAGAGCGAATCGAAACTGCTTTCCGCCGCTGTGTCTCCCGGTATCCTTTACAGGCAGAAGTTCAACTGCTGACTCGCTTCCTGCAGAAACAACGCGACTATTTCGCAGCGCATCCGGAAGAGGTTAAGCAGATCACAACCACCAATAACAGCCCGGAACCTGCCACCGCCGAACTGGCCGCCTGGGTCGCACTTTCGCGTATCCTGCTCAACATGGACGAAACGATTACCAAAGAATAACAGAGGGAAGTGACCGGTGTTTCCGTCTCTTCCTGACCTCAACAGGTTATCATCATGAATCAAATACAACATCACGCACATCCGATCGCCAGACGCTGGTTTCTACAGCAATGCGGCGTCGGCGTTGGAGCGATCGCTACCGCACAACTGCTCCAGGAATCTGGTGACCTGCTGGCGAATTCCACGTCTGCACCGCAGGACCCGCTGGCACCTCGTGAGCCCCACCATTCGCCCAAAGCGAAGAACATCATCTTTCTGTTCATGGGAGGCGGACCCAGTCATCTGGAACTCTTCGACGATAAACCGGTGCTGAGTAAATTCGATGGCAAACTGCCGCCTGAAGAACTGCTCAAAGGTTATCGGGCCGCGTTTATCAATCCAAACTCGAAGTTCCTGGGGCCGAAGTTCAAATTCAAAAAGCATGGAGAATGCGGTGCGGAACTCTCCGAGATCCTGCCCCATCTGGCGGATGTCGTCGATGACATCGCCATCGTGAAAAGTATGAAGACCGATGCTTTCAATCACGCCCCCGCGCAGATTCAGGCACTAACCGGTTCTCAGCTCTTTGGTAAGCCAAGCCTCGGCGCCTGGACGCTCTACGGGCTGGGCAGCGAGTCA is a window from the Gimesia benthica genome containing:
- a CDS encoding PSD1 and planctomycete cytochrome C domain-containing protein, whose product is MCSLISRNLKFALSLVCCLPIIAAPTAAAEPDFEKDVLPLFQKHCIRCHNESTKDGGLSLETKQSALKGGENVRVIVPGVAAESMLLDYVTGPEPEMPKKGAPLNEQEIATLRNWIKAGAVWPPELRIREAQLTAKDWWSFQPLEKPALPELTDKERALVRTPVDAFLLARLRKEGLTFSPLADRRTLIRRIYYDLTGLPPTPTEIDSFVNDPDPRAYEKLVDKLLASPRYGERWARHWLDVVHYADTHGYDKDKLRENAWPYRDYVIRALNEDKPYAQFIQQQIAGDVINPHSPDGVPATGFIVAGPFDWVGQIEISENLIEKKITRNLDRDDMVATVLNTTVSLTVQCARCHNHKFDPISQADYYGLQAVFAGIDRAERSFDPDPETARKRQTLLTEHARVQKLHQDLDTAIRKRGGAELKRMEAELKQAQEAKAGQGVAFGYHSKIEKSDQAAKWVQLNFKQPVSAEKITLMPAFDNYNNIGAGFGFPRRFKLEISDTPDFKVSTIIADQTREDYTNPGTKPLHFDLKGQKIQYLRLTATKLAPRSNDFIFALGEIQVLAQDERNLAAQAQVTSLDSIEAPPRWSRKNLIDGKFYQSLDSNQDLAQLKQKRDDLLASLSSEEEKQSLRDWSAKIKRVQSELGKLPQQKKVFAAATDFPRRGNFRPTEGEPRPVFLLSRGSEKAPIREVEPAVPGLIEGLGQNLHLPDPGDEGARRAALAHWIISPRNPLTWRSIVNRVWLYHFGKGIVETPNDFGRMGAKPTHPELLDYLASRFRDEGQSLKQLHRWIVLSTAYQQSSQANEQGARIDGDNRLLWRMNRRKLEAEAIRDAVLQISGKLDLNMYGPGDRLFVLEKPQHSPHYLYQKYDPKTAETHRRSIYRFIVRSVPDPFMESLDCADPSQITPKRIQTLTALQALALLNDQFMVSMSGFFAEQVKGDKRELKTQVSRAFETALGRAPTSDEVKLLVEVGKQHGLANVCRLILNSNEFIFID
- a CDS encoding DUF1559 family PulG-like putative transporter, with protein sequence MKKSRARNLKRSGFTLIELLVVISIIALLAALLIPAVFAARESARSSQCKSNLRQFGLSMHAFASTDPSGRYCTGAYDFRRDGCPDTWGWVADMVNSGAGLPQKMLCPSSTLLGSEKLNDMIGVANTSNKDSAPLSRLSDGVCATWTSGTEGTPARILQVAKLLEDGYGTNYASSWFLVRSGAKTSAGVTSSGLKGFGGSLGPLTIRRLDSSRVASSAVAFMGCGAPGDVGEAVLSNSIPGFVDAGERLAESFNDGPGRWDATAGTGGAITLMPAGTNVVGAIPAELPDPNRAGTPGPDTFLWLQDSRDWYAWHGRGSNKICNILMADGSVKAIVDLNGDGFLNPGFTGSASGGSGYTDATVELRPSECFSGPWLDAQLTKGNFE
- a CDS encoding sigma-70 family RNA polymerase sigma factor, with the protein product MNTPTDHPESSESFFRQFSQSDRKIYGYILALVLDVAAAEDIFQETCVILWKEYPRYDPERSFLNWAYGIAFNQIRKYRRTFQNQRLIFSDALVTVLAEDVSQMAEEQSERQLALTRCLENLSSPERDLLDSYYGDRQTAATLAERGNCSVHAIYKTIKKLRRALHECVSRRLSSEASS
- a CDS encoding DUF1501 domain-containing protein encodes the protein MDRREFLLHAGGGLGSIALASLLKQEQLLSAAPAGTHVLHHPPRAKRVVQLYMSGAASQCDTFDYKPELIKDNGNEWDPGEKVQLFQSSPGKTMQAPWKWKQYGESGKWLNECVAPLGACVDDMAFIHNMVSKSNVHGPATFMQATGFILPGFPGMGAWISYGLGSMTDNLPTFVVLPDPRGFAPNGAANWSAGFLPASNQGTMIRPNSRTPIANLFPSNNDFITRQSDRDVLAALKQLNQKHEEQRTGDSRLNARIKSYELAAKMQLQAPEVLDLSGETKSTLNLYGLDSVDFEVQEGISEAAEIAYFGRNCLVARRLLEQGVRFVQIWSGADNGFPRRNWDSHEDIKRDHWPLGRGMSIGAAALIQDLKQRGMLDDTIILWTTEFGRMPCSQGSKGRDHNPFVFTNWLSGGGIKGGMTYGESDQWSFKPADPANPTMCYDVHATILQLLGIDHEKLTFRHNGIDRRLTDVHGHVIKEIIA
- a CDS encoding LamG domain-containing protein; protein product: MTQPDPDIREQILELADAQCAGIITEDELATLEGLLTAHPEYRREYLNYVFVHIGLAGTAQARVLQDPEAELPLSVKPAADNTSEPVERGYLVMLIPIVCSAICLGAVGIFLLMGDFKGLWEPEMVLQQRSKYYFDDSASPPEEIASVNQVARARWELLGNSPAVTDRFQPGTVKVTSGEVEFAFSGGADINVASPSLFGFERKDQGTLFSGSISTQRSDRKALFRLETPSIELIDQGTEYEVSVNEAAETFVHVLDGQVAVKPRGRLPRFYWNFDEPPQTALSDVLNQSPVQAGKNALRVQGLIGPGAIQFNNRPDASLRLGNGGGQEVGTGDYAVSTGITVEALVVSDWKAADSPQTQAPFDYDEIFRKEDGSYRILLSFQNDDKAGITQIPQVGDGPCLSFGLYLSGLGYSELDMPLDGKEGRPTLAEMRDGQPHHIVATYNGWTGEKAIYIDGIMRMSHRFPVGTMIISGGAAPAVIGNLISAQSATLVGREPFNGVIDEVAFYDYALNAGTIATHFSLFKAGKDYFDGQFLDILRQEKQEDYLLIHKGQKMKFSAETGKPVL